The following are encoded in a window of Hippoglossus stenolepis isolate QCI-W04-F060 chromosome 10, HSTE1.2, whole genome shotgun sequence genomic DNA:
- the vps29 gene encoding vacuolar protein sorting-associated protein 29 isoform X2: MLVLVLGDLHIPHRCNTLPAKFKKLLVPGKIQHILCTGNLCTKESYDYLKTLAGDVHIVRGDFDENLNYPEQKVVTVGQFKIGLIHGHQVIPWGDMASLALLQRQLDVDILISGHTHKFEAFENENKFYINPGSATGAYSALESNIIPSFVLMDIQASTVVTYVYQLIGDDVKVERIEYKKS, from the exons ATG TTGGTCCTGGTGTTAGGTGACCTGCACATCCCCCACCGGTGCAACACGCTGCCAGCCAAGTTCAAGAAGCTGTTGGTCCCGGGGAAGATCCAACACATTCTCTGCACGGGAAACCTCTGCACCAAGGAGAGCTATGACTACCTGAAGACGCTCGCTGGAGACGTCCACATAGTACGAGGAGACTTCGATGAG AACCTGAACTACCCGGAGCAGAAGGTGGTGACAGTGGGCCAGTTTAAGATCGGCCTGATCCACGGCCACCAGGTGATTCCCTGGGGCGACATGGCGAGCCTGgcgctgctgcagagacagctGGACGTCGACATCCTCATCTCCGGCCACACGCACAAGTTCGAGGCGTTTGAGAACGAAAACAAGTTCTACATCAACCCCGGTTCTGCCACAGGAGCCTACAGCGCACTGGAAAG CAACATCATCCCCTCCTTCGTATTAATGGACATCCAGGCATCCACCGTGGTGACGTACGTGTATCAGCTGATCGGCGACGACGTGAAGGTGGAGAGAATCGAGTACAAGAAATCCTAA
- the vps29 gene encoding vacuolar protein sorting-associated protein 29 isoform X1 — MAGHRLVLVLGDLHIPHRCNTLPAKFKKLLVPGKIQHILCTGNLCTKESYDYLKTLAGDVHIVRGDFDENLNYPEQKVVTVGQFKIGLIHGHQVIPWGDMASLALLQRQLDVDILISGHTHKFEAFENENKFYINPGSATGAYSALESNIIPSFVLMDIQASTVVTYVYQLIGDDVKVERIEYKKS; from the exons ATG GCTGGTCACCGG TTGGTCCTGGTGTTAGGTGACCTGCACATCCCCCACCGGTGCAACACGCTGCCAGCCAAGTTCAAGAAGCTGTTGGTCCCGGGGAAGATCCAACACATTCTCTGCACGGGAAACCTCTGCACCAAGGAGAGCTATGACTACCTGAAGACGCTCGCTGGAGACGTCCACATAGTACGAGGAGACTTCGATGAG AACCTGAACTACCCGGAGCAGAAGGTGGTGACAGTGGGCCAGTTTAAGATCGGCCTGATCCACGGCCACCAGGTGATTCCCTGGGGCGACATGGCGAGCCTGgcgctgctgcagagacagctGGACGTCGACATCCTCATCTCCGGCCACACGCACAAGTTCGAGGCGTTTGAGAACGAAAACAAGTTCTACATCAACCCCGGTTCTGCCACAGGAGCCTACAGCGCACTGGAAAG CAACATCATCCCCTCCTTCGTATTAATGGACATCCAGGCATCCACCGTGGTGACGTACGTGTATCAGCTGATCGGCGACGACGTGAAGGTGGAGAGAATCGAGTACAAGAAATCCTAA
- the LOC118116860 gene encoding tumor necrosis factor alpha-induced protein 2 isoform X2, which yields MRTRSSSTQSEGNFLPGQGGSSEGGGGGGGGRGGWLNGKFQKLFRRPGGQDSGNNTGNIPGNNTGKIPGNNTGNIPGNNTSTDSPLLPSSPERPPSPEILQFDQILEQNRFSEASQQLIEREERLFGENPEAEGLQGHEEEVNSLAADYEALERLIVQTLKQSLSLNTGEVSTEALTSAVKAVYQEDEQDQLWKQRDGTPPGWRASGWRELHDKTVTRLIKDHMRNPSPPPADQVQQSSVEAHVCSMGRQLLADLQLVVGEVKTCYPTDVNICDFYARMFHQNISARLKKIADFGLEEKDCTFLLRWVNEYYPGLLQKPELTGDISIEPLGKLLSEDLLKPLEEQYLSIKQTELMTYIRCVLEREEQKWKDGEEPKMEDGYYDSPVAYDIIQFIHGMVTLAEKVVGDLHKARSITSKLDTLMKSFKLFQDEVVKKNQSNGKAFIKANLGSVQQFTNVLQKNGHLFQEDVRIKCLSVLSDMKESAHTYLLSSVHVALKPHYGKLGTSDWLNKPEFERLLVSIQTQSEELQGSKESCHQELMCQFHQEVTVEYVKRLLKGRVKLKDKNQQDKACMTVKDDAESLHELFVKMGSKEDWLKEILTTIAEVLKLQELPAIQMQVASLGIAFPDLSNKHVAALLKLKANISSADRKTVKETLSDALRETSGAGSRTFFSKVQVK from the exons ATGCGGACCCGGTCGAGCTCCACGCAGTCAGAGGGCAACTTCCTCCCCGGCCAGGGTGGGAGttctgagggaggaggaggaggaggaggaggaagaggaggctggtTAAACGGGAAGTTCCAGAAGTTGTTCCGACGGCCAGGAGGTCAGGACAGCGGCAACAACACCGGCAACATCCCCGGCAACAACACCGGCAAAATCCCCGGCAACAACACCGGCAACATCCCCGGCAACAACACCAGCACCGACAGTCCCCTCCTGCCCAGCAGCCCTGAGAGGCCTCCATCACCAG AGATCCTCCAATTTGATCAAATCCTTGAACAAAACCGCTTCTCGGAGGCCAGCCAGCAgctgatagagagagaggagcgtcTATTCGGGGAGAACCCCGAGGCCGAGGGGCTCCAAGGgcatgaggaggaggtgaacagTCTCGCTGCTGACTATGAAGCCCTGGAACGCCTCATCGTGCAAACTCTAAAACAGAGTTTGTCTCTCAACACGGGGGAGGTCAGCACCGAGGCTCTGACGTCTGCTGTGAAGGCCGTTTACCAGGAGGACGAGCAGGACCAACTGTGGAAGCAGAGGGATGGGACCCCGCCTGGCTGGAGGGCCAGTGGCTGGAGGGAGCTCCATGACAAAACTGTCACCCGCTTGATAAAGGATCATATGCGCAATCCTTCGCCTCCTCCTGCCGACCAGGTACAGCAGTCGTCTGTGGAGGCTCACGTCTGCAGCATGGGCCGGCAGCTGCTGGCCGACCTGCAGCTGGTGGTGGGTGAGGTGAAGACCTGCTACCCAACAGATGTGAACATCTGTGATTTCTACGCCAGGATGTTCCACCAAAACATCAGTGCCAGACTCAAGAAGATCGCAGACTTCGGTCTGGAGGAAAAGGACTGTACTTTCCTCCTGCGCTGGGTGAACGAATACTATCCAGG acTCCTACAGAAGCCGGAGCTGACCGGTGACATCAGTATTGAGCCGCTGGGAAAGCTGCTGTCTGAGGATTTACTGAAACCTCTGGAAGAACAATACCTGAGCATTAAACAG actgaactgaTGACTTACATCCGCTGCGTTCTCGAGCGAGAGGAACAAAAGTGGAAAGACGGAGAGGAGCCGAAAATGGAGGACGGCTACTACGACAGTCCTGTGGCCTACGACATCATTCAG TTTATCCATGGGATGGTGACTCTAGCTGAGAAAGTGGTGGGAGACCTGCACAAGGCCCGGAGCATAACAAGTAAACTGGACACTTTAATGAAGAG CTTCAAGCTCTTCCAGGACGAAGTCGTGAAGAAAAACCAAAGCAACGGGAAAGCCTTCATCAAGGCGAACCTCGGCAGTGTCCAACAGTTCAC GAATGTTCTCCAAAAGAATGGTCACCTGTTCCAAGAGGACGTGCGGATAAAATGTCTGAGTGTTCTGAGCGACATGAAAGAATCTGCACACACGTACTTACTGAGCTCCGTGCACGTCGCCCTCAAG CCACATTACGGCAAACTGGGAACCAGTGATTGGCTGAACAAGCCTGAGTTTGAGAGGCTGCTGGTCAGCATCCAGACGCAGAGTGAAGAGCTCCAGGGTTCTAAGGAATCCTGTCACCAG GAGCTGATGTGCCAGTTTCATCAGGAGGTGACAGTGGAATATGTGAAGAGGCTCCTGAAAGGAAGAGTTAAGCTGAAGGACAAGAACCAGCAGGATAAAGCCTGCATGACGGTGAAAGACGACGCAGAGAGTTTGCACGAGTTATTCGTCAAAATG GGCTCAAAGGAAGACTGGCTGAAGGAAATCCTCACCACGATTGCAGAAGTGTTAAAACTCCAGGAGCTTCCCGCCATCCAGATGCAAGTAGCATCACTGGGAATTGCTTTTCCTGACCTGAG TAATAAACATGTGGCGGCTCTGCTCAAGCTCAAGGCCAACATCTCCAGTGCCGACAGGAAAACCGTCAAAGAGACTCTGTCGGACGCTTTGAGAGAAACCAGTGGCGCCGGCTCGCGGACGTTTTTCTCCAAAGTTCAGGTCAAGTGA
- the LOC118116860 gene encoding tumor necrosis factor alpha-induced protein 2 isoform X1, which yields MCLMLRSCFPRRSYKPSTQRHTGCWSSFLTRFRMRTRSSSTQSEGNFLPGQGGSSEGGGGGGGGRGGWLNGKFQKLFRRPGGQDSGNNTGNIPGNNTGKIPGNNTGNIPGNNTSTDSPLLPSSPERPPSPEILQFDQILEQNRFSEASQQLIEREERLFGENPEAEGLQGHEEEVNSLAADYEALERLIVQTLKQSLSLNTGEVSTEALTSAVKAVYQEDEQDQLWKQRDGTPPGWRASGWRELHDKTVTRLIKDHMRNPSPPPADQVQQSSVEAHVCSMGRQLLADLQLVVGEVKTCYPTDVNICDFYARMFHQNISARLKKIADFGLEEKDCTFLLRWVNEYYPGLLQKPELTGDISIEPLGKLLSEDLLKPLEEQYLSIKQTELMTYIRCVLEREEQKWKDGEEPKMEDGYYDSPVAYDIIQFIHGMVTLAEKVVGDLHKARSITSKLDTLMKSFKLFQDEVVKKNQSNGKAFIKANLGSVQQFTNVLQKNGHLFQEDVRIKCLSVLSDMKESAHTYLLSSVHVALKPHYGKLGTSDWLNKPEFERLLVSIQTQSEELQGSKESCHQELMCQFHQEVTVEYVKRLLKGRVKLKDKNQQDKACMTVKDDAESLHELFVKMGSKEDWLKEILTTIAEVLKLQELPAIQMQVASLGIAFPDLSNKHVAALLKLKANISSADRKTVKETLSDALRETSGAGSRTFFSKVQVK from the exons ATGTGTTTGATGCTTCGCAGCTGTTTCCCCAGAAGATCCTACAAACCGTCGACACAGCgtcacacag GTTGCTGGTCCAGTTTCCTCACTCGCTTCAGGATGCGGACCCGGTCGAGCTCCACGCAGTCAGAGGGCAACTTCCTCCCCGGCCAGGGTGGGAGttctgagggaggaggaggaggaggaggaggaagaggaggctggtTAAACGGGAAGTTCCAGAAGTTGTTCCGACGGCCAGGAGGTCAGGACAGCGGCAACAACACCGGCAACATCCCCGGCAACAACACCGGCAAAATCCCCGGCAACAACACCGGCAACATCCCCGGCAACAACACCAGCACCGACAGTCCCCTCCTGCCCAGCAGCCCTGAGAGGCCTCCATCACCAG AGATCCTCCAATTTGATCAAATCCTTGAACAAAACCGCTTCTCGGAGGCCAGCCAGCAgctgatagagagagaggagcgtcTATTCGGGGAGAACCCCGAGGCCGAGGGGCTCCAAGGgcatgaggaggaggtgaacagTCTCGCTGCTGACTATGAAGCCCTGGAACGCCTCATCGTGCAAACTCTAAAACAGAGTTTGTCTCTCAACACGGGGGAGGTCAGCACCGAGGCTCTGACGTCTGCTGTGAAGGCCGTTTACCAGGAGGACGAGCAGGACCAACTGTGGAAGCAGAGGGATGGGACCCCGCCTGGCTGGAGGGCCAGTGGCTGGAGGGAGCTCCATGACAAAACTGTCACCCGCTTGATAAAGGATCATATGCGCAATCCTTCGCCTCCTCCTGCCGACCAGGTACAGCAGTCGTCTGTGGAGGCTCACGTCTGCAGCATGGGCCGGCAGCTGCTGGCCGACCTGCAGCTGGTGGTGGGTGAGGTGAAGACCTGCTACCCAACAGATGTGAACATCTGTGATTTCTACGCCAGGATGTTCCACCAAAACATCAGTGCCAGACTCAAGAAGATCGCAGACTTCGGTCTGGAGGAAAAGGACTGTACTTTCCTCCTGCGCTGGGTGAACGAATACTATCCAGG acTCCTACAGAAGCCGGAGCTGACCGGTGACATCAGTATTGAGCCGCTGGGAAAGCTGCTGTCTGAGGATTTACTGAAACCTCTGGAAGAACAATACCTGAGCATTAAACAG actgaactgaTGACTTACATCCGCTGCGTTCTCGAGCGAGAGGAACAAAAGTGGAAAGACGGAGAGGAGCCGAAAATGGAGGACGGCTACTACGACAGTCCTGTGGCCTACGACATCATTCAG TTTATCCATGGGATGGTGACTCTAGCTGAGAAAGTGGTGGGAGACCTGCACAAGGCCCGGAGCATAACAAGTAAACTGGACACTTTAATGAAGAG CTTCAAGCTCTTCCAGGACGAAGTCGTGAAGAAAAACCAAAGCAACGGGAAAGCCTTCATCAAGGCGAACCTCGGCAGTGTCCAACAGTTCAC GAATGTTCTCCAAAAGAATGGTCACCTGTTCCAAGAGGACGTGCGGATAAAATGTCTGAGTGTTCTGAGCGACATGAAAGAATCTGCACACACGTACTTACTGAGCTCCGTGCACGTCGCCCTCAAG CCACATTACGGCAAACTGGGAACCAGTGATTGGCTGAACAAGCCTGAGTTTGAGAGGCTGCTGGTCAGCATCCAGACGCAGAGTGAAGAGCTCCAGGGTTCTAAGGAATCCTGTCACCAG GAGCTGATGTGCCAGTTTCATCAGGAGGTGACAGTGGAATATGTGAAGAGGCTCCTGAAAGGAAGAGTTAAGCTGAAGGACAAGAACCAGCAGGATAAAGCCTGCATGACGGTGAAAGACGACGCAGAGAGTTTGCACGAGTTATTCGTCAAAATG GGCTCAAAGGAAGACTGGCTGAAGGAAATCCTCACCACGATTGCAGAAGTGTTAAAACTCCAGGAGCTTCCCGCCATCCAGATGCAAGTAGCATCACTGGGAATTGCTTTTCCTGACCTGAG TAATAAACATGTGGCGGCTCTGCTCAAGCTCAAGGCCAACATCTCCAGTGCCGACAGGAAAACCGTCAAAGAGACTCTGTCGGACGCTTTGAGAGAAACCAGTGGCGCCGGCTCGCGGACGTTTTTCTCCAAAGTTCAGGTCAAGTGA
- the exoc3l4 gene encoding exocyst complex component 3-like protein 4 isoform X1: MSEMKDSSSESPDEDTVSIKSMGIMQSFRRSPLSPGKGSKVTRKGDSAGNESGSQPPPSPSPSGGSPAVSPWKNIGSLFQRKERDESDVASKRSHPVKRSNTDPNMSLSSESFVRRSIRRSMKLVSKKDKEPSSRQELLQTVSEGPQEEKKEEKKEEKKEEKTEEELEEMYMLPELPHTPLSVMQISKLIEMEVLEEAHLNLLALRQEFQQELERCGEDSPIELVKKEKDLNLLYGDLRKKVKGIVRDANSLPSRNKGLLVPVARIIQEEERRAEEVGGLPDSWMEAWREAVGEGVQVKVASVHLEQREQNTSRLSVHLGLLGKAIVEDLENVKKELRWSYPPSFRAFSTYVKSYHRVVGQHLRKLEQQVTERTELYALLDWIINRYKSEKIMGNESLQPEIGDDSKDLQLEENFLEQLKEKYCCRVKVDMRSALDRITEVENEDFWMHRKTPEMEENLLNSPFHFDIWTNVKGNVVNSRRIDAQLEQKVITSCLEELKHFPKRFESELRRLCSALKPQLLWTHYQITYINCFTALQQHMEEYLSACPREVEDFKKEVKWLIVTLLQGLEDQFKEDVKPFLRRMMTRKWLTSDDDFNQLYSRTKLLSDHCSAMTPPHVQEFASHCHYHVVREYIGQLMKNNYSCKNRKQESAAAKIRRQWEKLVNEFQDMTSTHEWLNSVGHDLSDIIGQKNKTDIKDHLEPVVLNYPDFSRKHLVAVLSFRGLMRGREHQLILQRFTELKKKLGNASGDKTQVLFGDMQVTVNTDCLSNLPFSCLSFLLPDS, from the exons ATGTCAGAAATGAAGGACAGTTCCAGTGAAAGCCCGGACGAGGACACTGTGTCCATCAAGAGCATGGGCATAATGCAGTCGTTCAGGAGGAGCCCACTCTCACCAGgcaaagggtcaaaggtcacgcgTAAAGGAGACTCGGCTGGAAACGAGTCGGGGTCTCAGCCGCCTCCGTCACCCA gtccgAGCGGTGGCTCTCCGGCTGTCTCTCCTTGGAAGAACATCGGGAGCCTCTtccagagaaaagagagagatgagagcgATGTCGCCTCAAAGAGAAGCCATCCTGTGAAGCGTTCAAACACAG ATCCCAACATGTCGTTGTCCAGTGAGTCTTTCGTGAGAAGGTCGATTCGTCGAAGCATGAAACTCGTCTCCAAGAAGGACAAAGAGCCGAGCAGCCGACAGGAGCTGCTCCAAACCGTCAGCGAGGGcccacaggaggagaagaaggaggagaagaaggaggagaagaaggaggagaagacagaggaggagttAGAGGAGATGTACATGCTGCCAGAATTACCCCACACACCTCTGTCAG tGATGCAGATCAGTAAGCTGATCGAGatggaggtgctggaggaggctCACCTGAACCTGCTCGCCCTGCGGCAGGAGTTCCAGCAGGAGTTGGAGCGCTGTGGAGAGGACTCGCCCATAGAGCTGGTCAAGAAGGAGAAGGACCTCAACCTCCTCTACGGAGACCTGAGGAAAAAGGTCAAAGGCATAGTGCGCGACGCCAACTCTCTTCCCTCCAGGAACAAGGGGCTGCTGGTCCCCGTGGCCCGCATCatccaggaggaggagaggagagccgaggaggtgggggggctgccGGACAGTTGGATGGAGGCCTGGAGGGAGGCGGTGGGTGAGGGCGTGCAGGTGAAGGTGGCGAGCGTTCACctggagcagagggagcagaACACCTCCCGGCTGTCCGTTCACCTGGGCCTGCTGGGTAAGGCCATCGTGGAGGACCTGGAGAACGTGAAGAAGGAGCTGCGCTGGTCGTACCCGCCCAGCTTCAGAGCTTTCAGCACCTACGTGAAGAGCTACCACAGAGTCGTGGGGCAGCACCTGAGGAAGCTGGAGCAGCAGGTGACGGAGCGGACGGAACTGTACGCTCTGCTGGACTGGATCATCAACAGATACAAGAG CGAGAAGATCATGGGAAATGAGTCACTGCAGCCGGAGATCGGGGACGACAGCAAAGatctgcagctggaggaaaacttcctggagcagctgaaggagaaatACTGCTGCCGAGTGAAG gtggacaTGAGATCTGCACTCGACAGAATCACTGAAGTGGAAAATGAAGACTTTTGGATGCACAGAAAGACGCCAGAAATGGAAGAGAACCTCCTCAACTCTCCGTTCCACTTTGACATCTGGACG AATGTGAAGGGAAACGTTGTGAACTCGCGAAGAATCGATGCTCAGCTGGAACAGAAagtcatcacttcctgcctcgaGGAACTGAAGCATTTTCCTAAAAG GTTTGAGTCGGAGCTCCGGCGTCTCTGCAGCGCTCTCAAACCACAGCTGCTCTGGACGCACTATCAGATCACCTACATCAACTGCTTCACTGCTTTACA GCAGCACATGGAGGAATACCTGAGCGCCTGTCCACGCGAGGTGGAAGACTTCAAGAAGGAGGTGAAGTGGCTGATTGTCACGCTCCTGCAGGGCCTGGAGGACCAGTTCAAAGAGGACGTGAAG CCGTTCCtgaggaggatgatgacgaGGAAGTGGCTCACCAGCGACGACGACTTTAATCAACTCTACAGTCGTacaaagctgctctcagaccaCTGCAGTGCCATGACGCCGCCACACGTCCAG GAGTTTGCGAGCCATTGTCACTACCACGTGGTGAGGGAGTACATCGGCCAACTAATGAAGAACAACTACTCCTGCAAGAATCGGAAGCAGGAGAGCGCGGCAGCCAAGATCCGTCGGCAGTGGGAGAAACTGGTTAATGAGTTTCAGGACatg ACGTCGACTCACGAGTGGCTGAACTCAGTCGGACACGACCTGAGCGACATCAttggacagaaaaacaagacgGACATAAAGGATCATCTTGAACCTGTGGTGCTGAACTACCCTGACTTCAG CAGGAAGCACCTGGTGGCTGTTCTGAGCTTCAGAGGTCTGATGAGAGGCCGAGAGCACCAGCTCATCCTGCAGAGGTTCacggagctgaagaagaaactggGCAACGCCAGCGGTGACAAGACCCAAGTGTTGTTTGGAGACATGCAGGTCACCGTCAACACAGACTGCTTGTCCAATCTGCCGTTCTCCtgcctcagcttcctgctgcctgACAGCTAA
- the exoc3l4 gene encoding exocyst complex component 3-like protein 4 isoform X2 — translation MSEMKDSSSESPDEDTVSIKSMGIMQSFRRSPLSPGKGSKVTRKGDSAGNESGSQPPPSPSPSGGSPAVSPWKNIGSLFQRKERDESDVASKRSHPVKRSNTDPNMSLSSESFVRRSIRRSMKLVSKKDKEPSSRQELLQTVSEGPQEEKKEEKKEEKKEEKTEEELEEMYMLPELPHTPLSVMQISKLIEMEVLEEAHLNLLALRQEFQQELERCGEDSPIELVKKEKDLNLLYGDLRKKVKGIVRDANSLPSRNKGLLVPVARIIQEEERRAEEVGGLPDSWMEAWREAVGEGVQVKVASVHLEQREQNTSRLSVHLGLLGKAIVEDLENVKKELRWSYPPSFRAFSTYVKSYHRVVGQHLRKLEQQVTERTELYALLDWIINRYKSEKIMGNESLQPEIGDDSKDLQLEENFLEQLKEKYCCRVKVDMRSALDRITEVENEDFWMHRKTPEMEENLLNSPFHFDIWTNVKGNVVNSRRIDAQLEQKVITSCLEELKHFPKRFESELRRLCSALKPQLLWTHYQITYINCFTALQQHMEEYLSACPREVEDFKKEVKWLIVTLLQGLEDQFKEDVKPFLRRMMTRKWLTSDDDFNQLYSRTKLLSDHCSAMTPPHVQEFASHCHYHVVREYIGQLMKNNYSCKNRKQESAAAKIRRQWEKLVNEFQDMTSTHEWLNSVGHDLSDIIGQKNKTDIKDHLEPVVLNYPDFSANTCRLREVNWRL, via the exons ATGTCAGAAATGAAGGACAGTTCCAGTGAAAGCCCGGACGAGGACACTGTGTCCATCAAGAGCATGGGCATAATGCAGTCGTTCAGGAGGAGCCCACTCTCACCAGgcaaagggtcaaaggtcacgcgTAAAGGAGACTCGGCTGGAAACGAGTCGGGGTCTCAGCCGCCTCCGTCACCCA gtccgAGCGGTGGCTCTCCGGCTGTCTCTCCTTGGAAGAACATCGGGAGCCTCTtccagagaaaagagagagatgagagcgATGTCGCCTCAAAGAGAAGCCATCCTGTGAAGCGTTCAAACACAG ATCCCAACATGTCGTTGTCCAGTGAGTCTTTCGTGAGAAGGTCGATTCGTCGAAGCATGAAACTCGTCTCCAAGAAGGACAAAGAGCCGAGCAGCCGACAGGAGCTGCTCCAAACCGTCAGCGAGGGcccacaggaggagaagaaggaggagaagaaggaggagaagaaggaggagaagacagaggaggagttAGAGGAGATGTACATGCTGCCAGAATTACCCCACACACCTCTGTCAG tGATGCAGATCAGTAAGCTGATCGAGatggaggtgctggaggaggctCACCTGAACCTGCTCGCCCTGCGGCAGGAGTTCCAGCAGGAGTTGGAGCGCTGTGGAGAGGACTCGCCCATAGAGCTGGTCAAGAAGGAGAAGGACCTCAACCTCCTCTACGGAGACCTGAGGAAAAAGGTCAAAGGCATAGTGCGCGACGCCAACTCTCTTCCCTCCAGGAACAAGGGGCTGCTGGTCCCCGTGGCCCGCATCatccaggaggaggagaggagagccgaggaggtgggggggctgccGGACAGTTGGATGGAGGCCTGGAGGGAGGCGGTGGGTGAGGGCGTGCAGGTGAAGGTGGCGAGCGTTCACctggagcagagggagcagaACACCTCCCGGCTGTCCGTTCACCTGGGCCTGCTGGGTAAGGCCATCGTGGAGGACCTGGAGAACGTGAAGAAGGAGCTGCGCTGGTCGTACCCGCCCAGCTTCAGAGCTTTCAGCACCTACGTGAAGAGCTACCACAGAGTCGTGGGGCAGCACCTGAGGAAGCTGGAGCAGCAGGTGACGGAGCGGACGGAACTGTACGCTCTGCTGGACTGGATCATCAACAGATACAAGAG CGAGAAGATCATGGGAAATGAGTCACTGCAGCCGGAGATCGGGGACGACAGCAAAGatctgcagctggaggaaaacttcctggagcagctgaaggagaaatACTGCTGCCGAGTGAAG gtggacaTGAGATCTGCACTCGACAGAATCACTGAAGTGGAAAATGAAGACTTTTGGATGCACAGAAAGACGCCAGAAATGGAAGAGAACCTCCTCAACTCTCCGTTCCACTTTGACATCTGGACG AATGTGAAGGGAAACGTTGTGAACTCGCGAAGAATCGATGCTCAGCTGGAACAGAAagtcatcacttcctgcctcgaGGAACTGAAGCATTTTCCTAAAAG GTTTGAGTCGGAGCTCCGGCGTCTCTGCAGCGCTCTCAAACCACAGCTGCTCTGGACGCACTATCAGATCACCTACATCAACTGCTTCACTGCTTTACA GCAGCACATGGAGGAATACCTGAGCGCCTGTCCACGCGAGGTGGAAGACTTCAAGAAGGAGGTGAAGTGGCTGATTGTCACGCTCCTGCAGGGCCTGGAGGACCAGTTCAAAGAGGACGTGAAG CCGTTCCtgaggaggatgatgacgaGGAAGTGGCTCACCAGCGACGACGACTTTAATCAACTCTACAGTCGTacaaagctgctctcagaccaCTGCAGTGCCATGACGCCGCCACACGTCCAG GAGTTTGCGAGCCATTGTCACTACCACGTGGTGAGGGAGTACATCGGCCAACTAATGAAGAACAACTACTCCTGCAAGAATCGGAAGCAGGAGAGCGCGGCAGCCAAGATCCGTCGGCAGTGGGAGAAACTGGTTAATGAGTTTCAGGACatg ACGTCGACTCACGAGTGGCTGAACTCAGTCGGACACGACCTGAGCGACATCAttggacagaaaaacaagacgGACATAAAGGATCATCTTGAACCTGTGGTGCTGAACTACCCTGACTTCAG tgcaaacacatgcagattgagggaggttaactggagactgtAA